A portion of the Camelus bactrianus isolate YW-2024 breed Bactrian camel chromosome 25, ASM4877302v1, whole genome shotgun sequence genome contains these proteins:
- the SLC39A4 gene encoding zinc transporter ZIP4 isoform X1 has product MAVWARLELGLLLAVLVVSVTAVQPARLLTLLSSGQGALDRVALGSLLNTLAARVHCTDGPCGKCLSVDDALALGSPEKSGAPSGPVLEPRHIPRLSAAAALYLSSPEATCTDVRAGLWASRADRLLALLEGPEALTPGLTRLLQRIQAPAQAAGQSTSEACVDLPQLLAEAAGAGAPGSPGPVLAALLDHVRNGACFRALPTPQYFVDFVFRQHDSETPNITLAELAALMQRLGVGGVTETHDDHSDHSHLGEEAEHKGPVAPSTPNSSSSVWDTLCLSAGDVMAVYGLSEQDGVTPEAWAQLSPALLQQQLSGACSPQSGHPTQDQLSQVERYLYGSLATLLICLCSIFGLLLLTCASCSTATHYIIQTFLSMAVGALTGDALLHLMPKVLGLHSHDGEGLSQQPTWRLLAVLGGLYAFFLFESLFNLLLPLDPEDPKDRPCSHGHSHGGHSHGVSLQLAPSELRPPKQPHEGSRADLVEEESPELLSPEPRKLRPELRLLPYVITLGDAVHNFADGLAVGAAFLSSWKTGLATSLAVFCHEVPHELGDFAALLHAGLSVRRALLLNLASGLTAFLGLYVALAVRVGEDSETWILAVATGLFLYVALCDMLPAMLNVRDQRPWLLFLLHNVGLLGGWTVLLLLSLYEDNITL; this is encoded by the exons ATGGCTGTCTGGGCCCggctggagctggggctgctgctggcaGTGCTGGTGGTGTCCGTGACGGCAGTCCAGCCCGCCCGTCTGCTGACCTTGCTGTCCTCAGGCCAGGGTGCTCTGGACCGTGTGGCACTGGGCAGCCTGTTAAATACACTGGCGGCCCGTGTGCACTGCACCGACGGGCCGTGTGGAAAG TGCCTATCTGTGGATGATGCCCTGGCCCTGGGCAGCCCTGAGAAGTCAGGGGCCCCCTCAGGTCCAGTCCTGGAACCCAGGCACATCCCCCGCCTCAGTGCCGCTGCAGCCCTCTACCTCAGCAGCCCAGAGGCCACATGTACTGATGTCCGGGCTGGCCTCTGGGCCTCCCGCGCTGACCGTCTCCTGGCCCTGCTCGAGGGCCCTGAGGCCTTGACCCCAGGCCTGACCAGGCTGCTGCAGAGGATTCAGGCCCCGGCTCAGGCTGCTGGCCAGTCCACTTCAGAG GCCTGTGTGGACCTGCCTCAGCTGCTGGCAGAGgcggcaggggcaggggcacccGGCAGCCCCGGcccagtgctggctgccctgCTGGACCATGTCAGGAACGGGGCCTGCTTCCGGGCCCTGCCGACCCCCCAGTACTTCGTGGACTTCGTGTTCCGGCAGCATGACAGCGAGACCCCCAACATCACACTGGCTG AGCTGGCGGCCTTGATGCAGcgcctgggggtgggtggagtgACCGAGACCCATGATGACCACAGTGACCACAGTCATCTGGGAGAGGAGGCTGAGCACAAGGGCCCTGTGGCCCCTTCCACCCCCAACAGCAGCTCCAGTGTGTGGGACACA ttaTGCCTGAGTGCTGGAGATGTGATGGCTGTGTATGGGCTGTCGGAGCAGGATGGGGTGACCCCGGAGGCCTGGGCCCAACTGAGCCCTGCCCTGCTCCAGCAGCAACTGAGTGGGGCCTGCAGCCCCCAGTCAGGGCACCCCACCCAGGACCAGCTCAGCCAGGTGGAAA GGTACCTGTATGGCTCACTGGCTACACTGCTCATCTGCCTCTGCTCCATTTTCGGGCTCTTGCTCCTCACCTGTGCCAGCTGCAGCACTGCCACCCACTACATCATCCAGACCTTCCTGAGCATGGCTGTAGGCGCGCTCACAGGCGATGCCCTTCTGCACTTGATGCCTAAG GTGCTGGGGCTGCACTCGCATGATGGGGAGGGCCTCAGCCAGCAGCCTACCTGGCGCCTCCTGGCTGTGCTGGGTGGCCTCTATGCCTTCTTCCTGTTCGAGAGCCTCTTCAACCTCTTGCTACCCCTGGACCCTGAG GACCCGAAGGACAGGCCCTGCAGCCATGGCCACAGCCACGGCGGCCACAGCCACGGTGTGTCCCTGCAGCTAGCGCCCAGTGAGCTCCGGCCGCCCAAGCAGCCCCACGAGGGCTCGCGTGCAGACTTG gtggaggaggagagccCAGAGCTgctgagcccagagcccaggaaaCTGCGCCCTG AGCTGAGACTGCTGCCCTATGTGATCACGCTGGGCGACGCCGTGCACAACTTCGCGGATGGTCTGGCCGTGGGCGCCGCTTTCCTGTCCTCCTGGAAGACGGGGCTGGCCACCTCGCTGGCCGTGTTCTGCCACGAGGTGCCCCACGAGCTGG GGGACTTCGCGGCCCTGCTGCACGCCGGGCTTTCGGTACGCCGGGCACTGCTGCTAAACTTGGCTTCGGGGCTCACGGCCTTCCTCGGCCTCTACGTGGCGCTCGCGGTCCGCGTCGGCGAGGACAGCGAGACCTGGATCCTGGCGGTAGCCACCGGTCTCTTCCTCTACGTGGCGCTCTGCGACATG cTCCCGGCCATGCTGAACGTGCGAGACCAGCGACCCTGGCTCCTCTTCCTGCTGCACAACGTGGGCCTGCTGGGCGGCTGGACCGTCCTGCTGCTGCTCTCTCTGTATGAGGATAACATCACCCTCTGA
- the SLC39A4 gene encoding zinc transporter ZIP4 isoform X2, with product MAVWARLELGLLLAVLVVSVTAVQPARLLTLLSSGQGALDRVALGSLLNTLAARVHCTDGPCGKCLSVDDALALGSPEKSGAPSGPVLEPRHIPRLSAAAALYLSSPEATCTDVRAGLWASRADRLLALLEGPEALTPGLTRLLQRIQAPAQAAGQSTSEACVDLPQLLAEAAGAGAPGSPGPVLAALLDHVRNGACFRALPTPQYFVDFVFRQHDSETPNITLAGYLYGSLATLLICLCSIFGLLLLTCASCSTATHYIIQTFLSMAVGALTGDALLHLMPKVLGLHSHDGEGLSQQPTWRLLAVLGGLYAFFLFESLFNLLLPLDPEDPKDRPCSHGHSHGGHSHGVSLQLAPSELRPPKQPHEGSRADLVEEESPELLSPEPRKLRPELRLLPYVITLGDAVHNFADGLAVGAAFLSSWKTGLATSLAVFCHEVPHELGDFAALLHAGLSVRRALLLNLASGLTAFLGLYVALAVRVGEDSETWILAVATGLFLYVALCDMLPAMLNVRDQRPWLLFLLHNVGLLGGWTVLLLLSLYEDNITL from the exons ATGGCTGTCTGGGCCCggctggagctggggctgctgctggcaGTGCTGGTGGTGTCCGTGACGGCAGTCCAGCCCGCCCGTCTGCTGACCTTGCTGTCCTCAGGCCAGGGTGCTCTGGACCGTGTGGCACTGGGCAGCCTGTTAAATACACTGGCGGCCCGTGTGCACTGCACCGACGGGCCGTGTGGAAAG TGCCTATCTGTGGATGATGCCCTGGCCCTGGGCAGCCCTGAGAAGTCAGGGGCCCCCTCAGGTCCAGTCCTGGAACCCAGGCACATCCCCCGCCTCAGTGCCGCTGCAGCCCTCTACCTCAGCAGCCCAGAGGCCACATGTACTGATGTCCGGGCTGGCCTCTGGGCCTCCCGCGCTGACCGTCTCCTGGCCCTGCTCGAGGGCCCTGAGGCCTTGACCCCAGGCCTGACCAGGCTGCTGCAGAGGATTCAGGCCCCGGCTCAGGCTGCTGGCCAGTCCACTTCAGAG GCCTGTGTGGACCTGCCTCAGCTGCTGGCAGAGgcggcaggggcaggggcacccGGCAGCCCCGGcccagtgctggctgccctgCTGGACCATGTCAGGAACGGGGCCTGCTTCCGGGCCCTGCCGACCCCCCAGTACTTCGTGGACTTCGTGTTCCGGCAGCATGACAGCGAGACCCCCAACATCACACTGGCTG GGTACCTGTATGGCTCACTGGCTACACTGCTCATCTGCCTCTGCTCCATTTTCGGGCTCTTGCTCCTCACCTGTGCCAGCTGCAGCACTGCCACCCACTACATCATCCAGACCTTCCTGAGCATGGCTGTAGGCGCGCTCACAGGCGATGCCCTTCTGCACTTGATGCCTAAG GTGCTGGGGCTGCACTCGCATGATGGGGAGGGCCTCAGCCAGCAGCCTACCTGGCGCCTCCTGGCTGTGCTGGGTGGCCTCTATGCCTTCTTCCTGTTCGAGAGCCTCTTCAACCTCTTGCTACCCCTGGACCCTGAG GACCCGAAGGACAGGCCCTGCAGCCATGGCCACAGCCACGGCGGCCACAGCCACGGTGTGTCCCTGCAGCTAGCGCCCAGTGAGCTCCGGCCGCCCAAGCAGCCCCACGAGGGCTCGCGTGCAGACTTG gtggaggaggagagccCAGAGCTgctgagcccagagcccaggaaaCTGCGCCCTG AGCTGAGACTGCTGCCCTATGTGATCACGCTGGGCGACGCCGTGCACAACTTCGCGGATGGTCTGGCCGTGGGCGCCGCTTTCCTGTCCTCCTGGAAGACGGGGCTGGCCACCTCGCTGGCCGTGTTCTGCCACGAGGTGCCCCACGAGCTGG GGGACTTCGCGGCCCTGCTGCACGCCGGGCTTTCGGTACGCCGGGCACTGCTGCTAAACTTGGCTTCGGGGCTCACGGCCTTCCTCGGCCTCTACGTGGCGCTCGCGGTCCGCGTCGGCGAGGACAGCGAGACCTGGATCCTGGCGGTAGCCACCGGTCTCTTCCTCTACGTGGCGCTCTGCGACATG cTCCCGGCCATGCTGAACGTGCGAGACCAGCGACCCTGGCTCCTCTTCCTGCTGCACAACGTGGGCCTGCTGGGCGGCTGGACCGTCCTGCTGCTGCTCTCTCTGTATGAGGATAACATCACCCTCTGA
- the VPS28 gene encoding vacuolar protein sorting-associated protein 28 homolog isoform X2: MFHGIPATPGMGAPGNKPELYEEVKLYKNAREREKYDNMAELFAVVKTMQALEKAYIKDCVTPNEYTAACSRLLVQYKAAFRQVQGSEISSIDEFCRKFRLDCPLAMERIREDRPITIKDDKGNLNRCIADVVSIQPDLRELMETMHRMSHLPPDFEGRQTVNQWCARCSLTWSQPTTLSTASCTPEPAPPCPEKVPASPGRLHMSRCPQQPRQVCLSVVSNLEPRPHNKDAF, encoded by the exons ATGTTTCACGGGATCCCAGCCACTCCTGGCATGGGAG CCCCTGGAAACAAGCCGGAACTATATGAG GAAGTGAAGCTGTACAAGAACGCCCGTGAGCGAGAGAA GTATGACAACATGGCCGAGCTGTTTGCCGTTGTGAAGACGATGCAGGCCCTGGAGAAAGCGTACATCAAGGACTGCGTCACCCCCAACGA GTACACGGCGGCCTGCTCCCGGCTCCTGGTCCAGTACAAAGCTGCCTTCCGGCAGGTTCAGGGCTCAGAGATCAGTTCCATTGATGAGTTCTGTCGCAAGTTCCGC CTGGACTGCCCGCTTGCCATGGAGAGGATCAGGGAGGACCGGCCCATCACCATCAAGGACGACAAGGGCAACCTCAACCGCTGCATCGCTGATGTCGTCTCG ATCCAGCCTGACTTGCGGGAGCTGATGGAGACCATGCATCGCATGAGCCACCTGCCCCCTGACTTTGAGGGCCGCCAGACCGTCAACCAGTG GTGCGCCAGATGCTCTTTGACCTGGAGTCAGCCTACAACGCTTTCAACCGCTTCCTGCACGCCTGAGCCTGCGCCTCCCTGTCCCGAGAAGGTTCCGGCATCCCCCGGACGTCTGCACATGTCTCGCTGTCCGCAGCAGCCCCGTCAAGTGTGTCTGTCCGTGGTCTCTAACCTGGAGCCCCGTCCCCACAATAAAGATGCTTTCTGA
- the VPS28 gene encoding vacuolar protein sorting-associated protein 28 homolog isoform X1 — MFHGIPATPGMGAPGNKPELYEEVKLYKNAREREKYDNMAELFAVVKTMQALEKAYIKDCVTPNEYTAACSRLLVQYKAAFRQVQGSEISSIDEFCRKFRLDCPLAMERIREDRPITIKDDKGNLNRCIADVVSLFITVMDKLRLEIRAMDEIQPDLRELMETMHRMSHLPPDFEGRQTVNQWCARCSLTWSQPTTLSTASCTPEPAPPCPEKVPASPGRLHMSRCPQQPRQVCLSVVSNLEPRPHNKDAF; from the exons ATGTTTCACGGGATCCCAGCCACTCCTGGCATGGGAG CCCCTGGAAACAAGCCGGAACTATATGAG GAAGTGAAGCTGTACAAGAACGCCCGTGAGCGAGAGAA GTATGACAACATGGCCGAGCTGTTTGCCGTTGTGAAGACGATGCAGGCCCTGGAGAAAGCGTACATCAAGGACTGCGTCACCCCCAACGA GTACACGGCGGCCTGCTCCCGGCTCCTGGTCCAGTACAAAGCTGCCTTCCGGCAGGTTCAGGGCTCAGAGATCAGTTCCATTGATGAGTTCTGTCGCAAGTTCCGC CTGGACTGCCCGCTTGCCATGGAGAGGATCAGGGAGGACCGGCCCATCACCATCAAGGACGACAAGGGCAACCTCAACCGCTGCATCGCTGATGTCGTCTCG CTCTTCATCACGGTGATGGACAAGCTGCGCCTGGAGATCCGCGCCATGGACGAG ATCCAGCCTGACTTGCGGGAGCTGATGGAGACCATGCATCGCATGAGCCACCTGCCCCCTGACTTTGAGGGCCGCCAGACCGTCAACCAGTG GTGCGCCAGATGCTCTTTGACCTGGAGTCAGCCTACAACGCTTTCAACCGCTTCCTGCACGCCTGAGCCTGCGCCTCCCTGTCCCGAGAAGGTTCCGGCATCCCCCGGACGTCTGCACATGTCTCGCTGTCCGCAGCAGCCCCGTCAAGTGTGTCTGTCCGTGGTCTCTAACCTGGAGCCCCGTCCCCACAATAAAGATGCTTTCTGA
- the VPS28 gene encoding vacuolar protein sorting-associated protein 28 homolog isoform X4: protein MFHGIPATPGMGAPGNKPELYEEVKLYKNAREREKYDNMAELFAVVKTMQALEKAYIKDCVTPNEYTAACSRLLVQYKAAFRQVQGSEISSIDEFCRKFRLDCPLAMERIREDRPITIKDDKGNLNRCIADVVSIQPDLRELMETMHRMSHLPPDFEGRQTVNQWLQTLSGMSASDELDDSQVRQMLFDLESAYNAFNRFLHA from the exons ATGTTTCACGGGATCCCAGCCACTCCTGGCATGGGAG CCCCTGGAAACAAGCCGGAACTATATGAG GAAGTGAAGCTGTACAAGAACGCCCGTGAGCGAGAGAA GTATGACAACATGGCCGAGCTGTTTGCCGTTGTGAAGACGATGCAGGCCCTGGAGAAAGCGTACATCAAGGACTGCGTCACCCCCAACGA GTACACGGCGGCCTGCTCCCGGCTCCTGGTCCAGTACAAAGCTGCCTTCCGGCAGGTTCAGGGCTCAGAGATCAGTTCCATTGATGAGTTCTGTCGCAAGTTCCGC CTGGACTGCCCGCTTGCCATGGAGAGGATCAGGGAGGACCGGCCCATCACCATCAAGGACGACAAGGGCAACCTCAACCGCTGCATCGCTGATGTCGTCTCG ATCCAGCCTGACTTGCGGGAGCTGATGGAGACCATGCATCGCATGAGCCACCTGCCCCCTGACTTTGAGGGCCGCCAGACCGTCAACCAGTG GCTGCAGACCCTGAGCGGCATGTCCGCGTCCGACGAGCTGGACGACTCCCAGGTGCGCCAGATGCTCTTTGACCTGGAGTCAGCCTACAACGCTTTCAACCGCTTCCTGCACGCCTGA
- the VPS28 gene encoding vacuolar protein sorting-associated protein 28 homolog isoform X3 has protein sequence MFHGIPATPGMGAPGNKPELYEEVKLYKNAREREKYDNMAELFAVVKTMQALEKAYIKDCVTPNEYTAACSRLLVQYKAAFRQVQGSEISSIDEFCRKFRLDCPLAMERIREDRPITIKDDKGNLNRCIADVVSLFITVMDKLRLEIRAMDEIQPDLRELMETMHRMSHLPPDFEGRQTVNQWLQTLSGMSASDELDDSQVRQMLFDLESAYNAFNRFLHA, from the exons ATGTTTCACGGGATCCCAGCCACTCCTGGCATGGGAG CCCCTGGAAACAAGCCGGAACTATATGAG GAAGTGAAGCTGTACAAGAACGCCCGTGAGCGAGAGAA GTATGACAACATGGCCGAGCTGTTTGCCGTTGTGAAGACGATGCAGGCCCTGGAGAAAGCGTACATCAAGGACTGCGTCACCCCCAACGA GTACACGGCGGCCTGCTCCCGGCTCCTGGTCCAGTACAAAGCTGCCTTCCGGCAGGTTCAGGGCTCAGAGATCAGTTCCATTGATGAGTTCTGTCGCAAGTTCCGC CTGGACTGCCCGCTTGCCATGGAGAGGATCAGGGAGGACCGGCCCATCACCATCAAGGACGACAAGGGCAACCTCAACCGCTGCATCGCTGATGTCGTCTCG CTCTTCATCACGGTGATGGACAAGCTGCGCCTGGAGATCCGCGCCATGGACGAG ATCCAGCCTGACTTGCGGGAGCTGATGGAGACCATGCATCGCATGAGCCACCTGCCCCCTGACTTTGAGGGCCGCCAGACCGTCAACCAGTG GCTGCAGACCCTGAGCGGCATGTCCGCGTCCGACGAGCTGGACGACTCCCAGGTGCGCCAGATGCTCTTTGACCTGGAGTCAGCCTACAACGCTTTCAACCGCTTCCTGCACGCCTGA